In Spirosoma aureum, a single genomic region encodes these proteins:
- a CDS encoding LytR/AlgR family response regulator transcription factor, with protein sequence MVIANLRCVIIEDEPLAQELLEKYVRRVPSLQLIATFDDAIEAFEQLPALQADLILLDINMPEMTGIEFLRAYPTPHPAIILTTANPNHALDGFDFGITDYLLKPIPFDRFLKAIGRVKERFPQTKVGIMPLSTPVVADQPGPELTNEFIYLKTDKKLEQIRFDDIIMAEALGDYIKVFLADRFLVTNLTMNKLTENLPSDRFLRINRSFLVQLKHVKTVEGNSVILTNGRDLVIGSSYRDTVKDQIRRWLVA encoded by the coding sequence ATGGTTATAGCTAATCTCCGTTGCGTCATTATTGAAGACGAGCCACTGGCGCAGGAGCTACTCGAAAAGTATGTTCGTCGTGTACCATCGCTTCAATTAATTGCCACATTCGACGATGCCATTGAAGCATTTGAGCAATTGCCCGCCCTCCAGGCCGATCTTATTCTGTTGGACATCAATATGCCCGAAATGACGGGCATTGAATTTTTGCGGGCCTACCCGACCCCTCATCCCGCCATAATTCTGACAACGGCCAATCCCAATCATGCACTCGACGGATTTGATTTTGGTATAACCGATTACTTGCTCAAGCCCATTCCGTTCGACCGTTTTCTGAAAGCCATCGGCCGGGTCAAAGAGCGATTCCCACAAACGAAAGTGGGTATTATGCCCCTTTCCACTCCAGTCGTAGCGGATCAACCGGGGCCTGAGCTTACGAATGAATTCATCTATCTGAAAACGGATAAAAAGCTGGAGCAAATTCGATTCGATGACATCATCATGGCCGAAGCCCTGGGCGACTACATCAAGGTTTTTCTGGCAGATCGGTTTCTCGTCACGAATCTTACGATGAACAAACTAACCGAAAACCTGCCTTCTGATCGCTTTTTACGCATTAATCGTTCATTTCTGGTTCAGTTGAAGCACGTCAAAACGGTCGAAGGAAATTCCGTAATACTCACTAATGGCCGTGATCTGGTTATTGGGTCAAGCTATCGGGATACGGTAAAGGACCAGATTCGACGGTGGTTGGTGGCCTAG
- the scpA gene encoding methylmalonyl-CoA mutase, whose product MKPDFSKIQTQLPVQCEPSPNLTQQPNTFPTAEGIRLKPHFSADDIDDAKHLNYAAGIPPFLRGPYASMYVRQPWTIRQYAGFSTAEESNAFYRRNLAAGQKGLSVAFDLATHRGYDSDHPRVVGDVGKAGVAIDSVEDMKILFDQIPLDQMSVSMTMNGAVLPIMAFFIVAAEEQGVPSEKLSGTIQNDILKEFMVRNTYIYPPEPSMRIVGDIFAYTSQHMPRFNSISISGYHMHEAGAPAQLELAYTLADGLEYIRTGLRVGMGIDDFAPRLSFFWGIGMNHFMEIAKLRAGRLLWAKLVKQFDPKNSKSLALRTHCQTSGYSLTEQDPFNNVARTTIEALAAVLGGTQSLHTNSLDEAIALPTDFSARIARNTQLYLQYETDITRVVDPWGGSYYVEFLTKELAEKAWALIDEVEQLGGMTKAIETGLPKLRIEEAAARKQARIDGGKDVIVGVNRYKPASDTPIELLNIDNQAVRESQIQRLERVKATRDNDRVKAALAALTEAAGNRLPNTGTNLLTLAVEAARQRATLGEISDAMEKAFGRHKATIRAVSGIYSAEVSDDENFRLAREMSDRFAELDGRRPRILVAKMGQDGHDRGAKIIATSFADLGFDVDMGPLFQTPAEVARQAAENDVHIVGVSSLAAGHKTLVPQLIDELKKIGRDDILVIAGGVIPAQDYQFLYDAGVKGVFGPGTVISIAAQKILSELMKDQN is encoded by the coding sequence ATGAAACCCGACTTCAGCAAGATACAAACTCAGTTGCCCGTTCAGTGCGAGCCGTCACCAAACCTCACTCAACAGCCTAACACCTTCCCCACCGCTGAAGGTATCAGGCTCAAACCTCATTTTTCGGCTGACGATATCGATGACGCGAAACACCTGAATTATGCGGCTGGAATTCCGCCGTTTCTGCGTGGGCCATACGCGAGTATGTATGTCCGCCAACCCTGGACAATCCGGCAATACGCAGGCTTTTCAACCGCCGAAGAATCGAACGCGTTCTACCGGCGAAACCTCGCAGCCGGTCAAAAAGGCTTATCGGTTGCGTTCGATCTGGCCACGCACCGGGGCTACGATTCCGACCACCCACGCGTAGTAGGCGACGTAGGTAAAGCTGGGGTAGCCATTGATTCAGTGGAAGACATGAAGATTCTGTTCGACCAGATTCCACTCGATCAGATGTCGGTGTCGATGACGATGAATGGGGCCGTATTACCGATTATGGCGTTTTTTATCGTGGCGGCCGAAGAACAGGGCGTTCCATCCGAAAAACTATCCGGCACGATCCAGAACGATATTCTGAAAGAGTTTATGGTCCGGAACACCTACATCTACCCGCCTGAACCGTCGATGCGAATCGTTGGTGATATTTTCGCGTACACGAGTCAGCATATGCCCCGATTCAACTCCATCAGTATCAGCGGCTATCATATGCACGAAGCGGGTGCACCGGCTCAGCTCGAACTGGCCTATACGCTCGCAGACGGGCTCGAATACATTCGTACAGGGTTACGCGTGGGTATGGGCATCGACGATTTTGCGCCCCGTTTGTCGTTCTTCTGGGGTATCGGCATGAACCACTTTATGGAGATCGCCAAACTACGGGCAGGTAGGCTTCTCTGGGCAAAACTAGTGAAACAGTTTGACCCTAAAAATTCAAAATCACTGGCGCTGCGAACTCACTGCCAAACCTCCGGCTACAGCCTGACCGAGCAGGACCCGTTCAACAATGTGGCCCGAACAACGATCGAAGCGCTGGCCGCCGTACTGGGTGGTACGCAGAGTTTACACACGAACTCACTGGATGAGGCCATTGCCCTACCAACTGATTTTTCGGCCCGCATTGCCCGAAACACGCAGCTTTATCTCCAGTACGAAACCGATATAACCCGTGTAGTCGATCCGTGGGGCGGCTCTTACTACGTTGAATTTCTAACAAAAGAATTAGCCGAAAAGGCCTGGGCACTGATTGACGAAGTCGAGCAATTGGGCGGCATGACCAAAGCTATTGAAACGGGTTTGCCCAAACTACGCATTGAAGAAGCAGCCGCCCGGAAGCAAGCCCGGATTGACGGTGGTAAAGACGTGATTGTGGGCGTAAATCGCTACAAACCTGCATCTGACACCCCGATCGAACTTCTCAACATTGACAATCAGGCTGTGCGGGAATCCCAGATTCAACGGCTGGAACGAGTCAAGGCAACTCGCGACAATGATCGGGTAAAAGCCGCGCTTGCAGCACTTACAGAAGCAGCCGGGAACCGGTTACCGAATACCGGAACAAATCTACTGACCCTTGCTGTTGAGGCCGCCCGACAACGCGCCACGCTGGGTGAAATTTCTGACGCTATGGAAAAAGCATTTGGCCGCCATAAGGCCACGATCCGTGCTGTATCGGGTATTTACTCGGCCGAAGTATCGGATGATGAGAACTTCCGGTTAGCCCGTGAGATGAGTGATCGCTTCGCCGAACTCGACGGTCGACGGCCCCGGATTCTGGTTGCCAAAATGGGGCAGGATGGCCACGATCGGGGTGCCAAGATCATTGCGACAAGCTTCGCCGATCTGGGCTTCGATGTTGATATGGGACCGCTGTTCCAGACACCCGCCGAAGTAGCCCGACAAGCTGCCGAAAACGATGTGCATATTGTGGGCGTATCGAGCCTGGCAGCGGGCCACAAAACATTGGTGCCACAACTCATCGACGAACTGAAAAAGATTGGCCGCGACGATATTCTGGTTATTGCCGGGGGTGTTATTCCGGCACAGGATTATCAGTTTCTGTATGACGCGGGTGTTAAAGGCGTTTTCGGGCCGGGAACCGTCATTTCGATTGCTGCCCAGAAGATTCTGAGCGAGTTGATGAAAGATCAAAATTAA
- a CDS encoding methylmalonyl-CoA mutase family protein yields MEPLLSDLFPDADKSAWLMQVQKELKSTSTGNSPYESLRWPTDEGFVVEPYYTADDLNSLPLETIQAVQKQVPGWLNVPERQITNERTDSIILRDSINRGADALILNLPSAAIDLSWLLNGIKLSDNPVFFKTNDPTAFVDSLKTVAPYQLRGGLLTDPMAQWLQSGQPVGAGYQTVADVTKATFDSPQFRTICANSHLFHNAGATATQELAFLLASLADQYDHLTDLGLTIEQLVSKTLLSVSVGTHYFMEIAKLRALRVLLVRFLTAYGSVQSSLFIHCQTSTFYDAAVTPYANLLRATTETMAAVMGGCDALTVHPYDTVSGLTSDHEFADRIARNISILLKEESYLNKVADPAAGSYYIENLTQQLVESAWALFLAVEKRGGFERAFTDGFIAGEIEQAYQAKVDAIRAGKVLVGVTKFRSDEIMNQLNQSSETSASLLPDRRLAAEFE; encoded by the coding sequence ATGGAGCCACTTTTGAGTGACCTCTTTCCGGACGCCGACAAGTCTGCCTGGCTGATGCAGGTTCAGAAAGAACTGAAGAGCACTAGTACTGGCAATTCTCCGTATGAGAGCCTCCGTTGGCCCACTGACGAGGGTTTTGTTGTTGAACCCTATTACACAGCCGATGATCTGAATAGTCTGCCGCTCGAAACGATACAGGCAGTACAAAAGCAAGTTCCAGGCTGGCTCAATGTGCCGGAGCGACAAATCACCAACGAACGAACTGACAGTATAATTTTACGTGATTCGATCAATCGCGGGGCCGATGCGCTTATTCTTAACCTGCCATCGGCTGCTATTGATTTATCGTGGCTGCTGAATGGAATTAAATTAAGTGACAACCCTGTTTTTTTCAAAACCAACGACCCGACGGCATTCGTTGACTCATTGAAAACCGTTGCGCCTTATCAACTAAGGGGTGGCTTACTCACTGATCCGATGGCACAATGGCTACAATCCGGCCAACCCGTTGGCGCTGGTTATCAGACGGTAGCCGATGTCACGAAAGCCACCTTTGATTCACCTCAGTTCCGAACAATCTGCGCTAATAGCCATTTATTCCACAATGCCGGTGCGACGGCTACGCAGGAACTGGCCTTTCTGCTGGCATCACTCGCCGACCAGTACGACCATCTGACTGATCTGGGCTTGACGATTGAACAGCTCGTGTCCAAAACGCTGCTGTCCGTATCGGTTGGCACCCATTATTTCATGGAGATCGCCAAGCTTCGTGCCCTGCGTGTCCTGCTGGTTCGATTTCTTACAGCTTATGGGTCAGTTCAGTCATCGTTGTTTATTCACTGCCAAACCTCTACGTTCTACGACGCAGCCGTTACGCCTTACGCCAATTTATTACGGGCAACAACCGAAACAATGGCGGCTGTGATGGGCGGCTGTGATGCCCTGACTGTTCATCCCTACGATACGGTTTCAGGCTTAACATCCGATCATGAGTTTGCCGACCGCATTGCCCGAAATATATCGATCCTGCTAAAAGAAGAAAGCTATTTAAACAAAGTCGCTGATCCGGCTGCGGGTTCATACTACATCGAAAATCTGACCCAGCAGCTGGTCGAATCAGCGTGGGCATTGTTTCTGGCGGTTGAAAAACGGGGAGGATTTGAAAGAGCATTTACCGATGGGTTTATTGCCGGCGAAATTGAGCAAGCCTATCAGGCTAAAGTCGACGCAATAAGGGCTGGTAAAGTATTGGTTGGCGTCACGAAGTTTCGATCCGATGAGATCATGAATCAACTGAATCAGTCGTCAGAAACGTCAGCAAGTTTATTACCCGACCGCCGATTAGCTGCCGAATTTGAGTAA
- the dnaA gene encoding chromosomal replication initiator protein DnaA: MQREVMTVWNRCLSVIREIVPEQSFNTWFEPIVPLRLSGNVLTIQVPSEFFYEWLEENFVHALRKALDTAIGRDGQLEYSIIVDKGNEQNRPLTVNVPTTKSPQTSKPDNVNPDILKSPFQLKDLDSLTLDSYLNPTYTFDNYVEGDCNRLARQAGYAVAERPGITSFNPLMIHGGVGLGKTHLVQAIGNYIKNNNQNKFVLYVTSEKFTNQFLNAIRSDGIRDFTAFYMQVDVLVIDDVQFLQKKEKTQEIFFHIFNHLHQSGKQIIMTSDRAPRALDGLEDRLLSRFKWGLSADLQTPDLETRIAIIQKKLQAEGIYIEDTVIEYLAHSVNTNVRELEGVIVSLMAQASLNRREIDLELAKHTLRNIVVDSEREVTIDSVQETVAGFFNVTIADLKAKSRKRELVYPRQVAMYLAKEKTDLSLKSIGYHFGGRDHSTVIHAIQTISDQVSKNAETRASIEKLKALFK, translated from the coding sequence ATGCAGCGTGAAGTGATGACGGTATGGAATCGCTGTCTGAGCGTTATTCGGGAGATTGTACCCGAACAAAGCTTCAATACATGGTTTGAGCCAATTGTGCCCCTTCGGCTCAGCGGTAATGTACTGACGATTCAGGTCCCGAGTGAATTTTTTTACGAGTGGCTCGAAGAAAACTTCGTTCATGCCCTGCGTAAAGCGCTGGATACGGCCATTGGTCGTGATGGGCAACTGGAGTATTCAATCATCGTCGACAAAGGCAATGAGCAAAATCGCCCGTTGACGGTTAATGTGCCAACGACAAAATCACCCCAGACATCCAAACCCGACAACGTCAACCCAGACATTTTAAAAAGCCCATTCCAGCTTAAAGACCTCGATTCGCTCACACTCGACTCATATCTGAATCCCACCTATACCTTCGACAATTATGTGGAGGGAGATTGCAATCGATTGGCGCGGCAGGCTGGCTATGCCGTGGCCGAACGTCCGGGCATTACGTCGTTCAACCCGCTTATGATTCACGGGGGAGTGGGGCTTGGCAAAACACATCTGGTTCAGGCAATTGGGAACTACATCAAGAATAACAACCAGAACAAGTTTGTTCTCTATGTAACGTCGGAGAAGTTCACCAACCAGTTTCTGAATGCTATCCGTAGCGATGGGATACGCGATTTTACAGCGTTCTATATGCAGGTGGATGTGCTCGTGATTGACGATGTTCAGTTTTTACAGAAAAAAGAGAAGACGCAGGAAATTTTCTTCCATATCTTCAACCACCTCCATCAGTCTGGTAAACAGATTATCATGACCTCCGACCGTGCTCCGCGGGCACTGGATGGATTGGAAGATCGGCTGCTGTCGCGGTTTAAATGGGGGCTTTCGGCCGATCTACAGACGCCCGATCTGGAAACGCGTATTGCCATTATTCAGAAAAAACTTCAGGCTGAAGGTATTTATATCGAAGATACCGTGATTGAATATCTGGCTCATAGTGTGAATACTAACGTTCGTGAGCTAGAAGGTGTTATTGTTTCGCTGATGGCGCAGGCATCGCTGAACCGGCGCGAAATCGATCTTGAACTGGCCAAGCATACGCTTCGCAACATCGTCGTAGATTCGGAACGTGAAGTCACGATCGATTCAGTTCAGGAGACTGTTGCTGGGTTTTTTAACGTAACAATCGCCGATCTGAAGGCCAAGAGCCGCAAACGTGAACTGGTTTATCCGCGTCAGGTGGCTATGTATCTGGCCAAAGAAAAAACGGATCTGTCACTCAAATCGATCGGCTATCATTTCGGTGGGCGCGACCATAGCACCGTTATTCACGCCATTCAGACAATCAGCGATCAGGTGTCTAAAAATGCCGAAACCCGCGCTTCGATCGAAAAGCTGAAGGCGCTTTTTAAATAG
- a CDS encoding GNAT family N-acetyltransferase: MPTFVPRQQLNAAAWDACVLASTQRIVYGYSWYLDAVLPAPDWCWMGLVVYDERGNYRAVMPVPLRRKQVAGILHPWVVHQPFFCQFLSVFSLDTSLDPALFLQAIQNRFRYGSSLSLNVSKPLSCEAQTLTTHVLDLSVGYDAVFRQYSSDRRINLRRAEAANWTISDSSDLNPLLGLFRLNHADTIRGGVADWAYTIFANLGDELVKRGFGILRYAMQEGRIEAGALFVREGNRIIYLFNAASETGRKKNARTLLIDQVIRDYAGQKLVFDFESPEKQSIASFYESFGSTRESFYSFRWSRLTAFERVLVRLSRLVTLKKM, encoded by the coding sequence ATGCCAACATTTGTGCCTCGGCAGCAACTGAATGCCGCTGCCTGGGATGCCTGTGTGCTGGCATCAACACAACGAATCGTTTATGGCTATTCGTGGTATCTGGATGCTGTGTTGCCAGCTCCCGACTGGTGCTGGATGGGGTTAGTTGTATATGATGAGCGAGGAAATTATCGGGCAGTAATGCCTGTGCCACTTCGCCGGAAGCAGGTTGCCGGAATATTGCATCCGTGGGTCGTTCATCAGCCCTTTTTCTGCCAGTTCCTGTCTGTTTTTAGCCTGGATACGTCCCTTGATCCCGCTCTTTTTTTACAAGCGATTCAGAATCGGTTTCGCTATGGATCTTCATTAAGCCTGAATGTATCGAAACCACTTTCCTGTGAGGCACAAACACTTACCACACACGTACTTGACTTGTCAGTCGGTTACGACGCTGTGTTTCGTCAATATTCGTCCGATCGCCGGATAAATCTGCGTCGGGCCGAAGCCGCCAACTGGACCATTAGTGACTCATCCGATTTGAATCCGTTACTTGGGCTGTTTCGCCTGAACCATGCTGATACCATTCGGGGTGGTGTAGCTGATTGGGCGTATACGATTTTTGCCAATCTTGGGGATGAGTTAGTAAAGCGAGGATTTGGCATTTTGCGGTATGCCATGCAGGAAGGGCGCATTGAAGCGGGGGCCTTGTTTGTGCGGGAAGGCAATCGAATTATTTACCTGTTTAATGCGGCATCGGAGACAGGACGAAAAAAAAATGCCCGGACGCTACTGATCGATCAGGTCATCCGGGACTATGCAGGTCAGAAGCTCGTGTTCGATTTCGAAAGCCCGGAGAAGCAATCTATTGCAAGCTTCTATGAGAGCTTCGGCTCGACCAGAGAGTCGTTTTATTCCTTTCGATGGAGCCGACTAACGGCATTCGAGCGAGTGTTAGTTCGCTTAAGTCGTCTGGTCACGTTAAAAAAAATGTAA
- a CDS encoding DUF3108 domain-containing protein: MKKYLIGLGIISILGTGFSTLNAYRRVVNTSFGPGEHLEYRVHYGFLNAAEAIVDVSPTVYKVNERPCYRVNVDGRTVGAFDLVTRIRDTWRSYIDTSAILPQKFYSNLQENNYRKEENITFNHEANTVKAEERTERDVFKVPDNVHDFISGYYFLRTFDFSRINNGQVIELPAFYDDTVYNMKVRYRGKDVIKTKSGKINVLKLNPVLPQNKLFKDEESIRIFVSDDANKVPVKVEVDLWVGSMVMDLKRNVGLKQQLKYY; this comes from the coding sequence ATGAAGAAGTACTTAATTGGCCTTGGTATCATCTCCATTTTGGGAACTGGTTTTTCGACCCTGAACGCTTACCGGCGTGTGGTCAATACCAGCTTTGGACCGGGCGAACATCTTGAATACCGGGTTCACTACGGGTTTCTGAACGCGGCCGAAGCTATTGTAGACGTTAGTCCAACGGTTTACAAGGTCAATGAACGGCCCTGTTATCGCGTCAATGTAGACGGGCGTACGGTTGGCGCTTTCGATCTCGTAACGCGTATTCGTGATACCTGGCGCTCATACATCGACACCTCGGCCATTCTTCCTCAAAAGTTCTATAGCAACCTTCAGGAAAACAATTATCGCAAAGAGGAAAACATTACGTTTAACCACGAAGCCAACACGGTGAAAGCGGAAGAACGTACCGAACGCGATGTGTTTAAGGTCCCTGATAACGTCCATGATTTCATTAGTGGTTACTATTTCCTGCGAACGTTTGATTTTAGCCGTATCAACAATGGGCAAGTCATTGAGCTGCCCGCTTTCTACGATGATACGGTCTACAACATGAAGGTTCGTTACCGTGGGAAGGATGTTATAAAAACGAAATCTGGCAAAATTAATGTCCTGAAGCTCAACCCTGTTCTACCTCAGAACAAATTATTTAAAGACGAAGAATCGATCCGTATTTTTGTGTCTGATGACGCCAACAAGGTTCCAGTTAAAGTTGAGGTTGATTTGTGGGTTGGCTCGATGGTAATGGACCTGAAACGTAATGTTGGCCTGAAACAGCAACTGAAATATTATTAG
- a CDS encoding aminopeptidase, giving the protein MWKKIALGVLLILVVFGIWQRELVSYGWMQARGQLRILWNTKPVDEVLADRTYPDSLKRKIELIREIKRFAIDSLGLDKSGSYESFYDQYGNPILWVITAAEPYQLVARQWHFPIIGTFSYKGFFEKDRADSTVAELKREGLDTRIGEVSAWSTLGFLNDPILSSFLDRPVGSLAELIIHELTHGTLFVKNSLEYNENLADFVGEYGALRFLAQKYGINSTPYRDYLATKAFYERYDQHILRGTQMLDSLYRTFNITTVVAVKDSLKWQTIRQIVVSSDTITDERSKGAIRSIKKRRWDKLNLPNNAYFIGYLTYRKQQNRFRQEFEHKFGGDFKRYLTFLKQTYPSL; this is encoded by the coding sequence ATGTGGAAAAAGATTGCGTTAGGGGTACTATTGATTTTGGTTGTCTTTGGTATATGGCAGCGGGAATTGGTCAGTTATGGATGGATGCAGGCCCGTGGTCAGCTCCGCATTTTATGGAATACAAAGCCTGTTGATGAAGTTCTGGCCGATAGGACTTATCCGGACTCATTAAAACGAAAAATAGAACTTATCCGCGAAATTAAACGTTTTGCAATTGACTCGCTTGGGTTAGATAAGTCAGGTAGCTATGAATCCTTCTATGACCAGTATGGAAACCCAATCCTATGGGTCATTACGGCGGCAGAACCCTACCAACTTGTTGCCCGACAATGGCATTTCCCGATAATTGGCACATTTTCGTATAAAGGTTTTTTCGAAAAAGATCGGGCCGATTCAACAGTTGCCGAATTGAAACGAGAAGGCCTCGATACGCGTATAGGTGAAGTATCGGCCTGGTCGACTTTAGGATTTTTGAATGATCCGATCCTGTCCAGTTTTCTGGACCGACCGGTTGGAAGTCTGGCAGAACTGATTATTCACGAATTGACACACGGGACATTGTTCGTCAAAAACAGTTTAGAATACAACGAGAATCTGGCTGATTTTGTGGGCGAGTACGGCGCATTGCGCTTTCTGGCTCAGAAATATGGCATAAATTCAACGCCCTACCGTGACTATTTGGCCACGAAAGCGTTTTATGAACGGTATGACCAACACATCCTGCGTGGAACCCAAATGCTCGATAGTCTTTACCGAACATTTAACATTACAACGGTTGTTGCGGTTAAAGACTCATTGAAGTGGCAAACCATCCGGCAGATTGTTGTCTCGTCGGATACAATTACCGACGAACGGAGCAAGGGCGCGATACGTTCAATAAAAAAACGACGTTGGGACAAACTAAACCTACCGAATAATGCGTATTTTATTGGTTATCTGACCTATAGAAAGCAGCAAAATCGCTTCCGGCAGGAATTTGAGCATAAATTTGGCGGAGACTTTAAACGGTATCTGACTTTTCTTAAACAAACTTATCCATCTTTATAA
- a CDS encoding serine hydrolase domain-containing protein, with product MQLNRRLFLKQLGFGAAGIGLLSSLPGEVWAKGTTRLLRSTPEAQGISSAGLLNFANAVETQKLNVHSMMVLRHGNVVAEGWWAPYAPDLKHTLYSLSKSFTSTAVGMAVTEKRLTVDDKVIKFFPDDVPATVSENLAAMRVKDLLTMSTGHDKEPAVRAEKNWAKAFLAQPVEHQPGTFFLYNSIATYMLSAIVQKLTGQTVLAYLKPRLFDPLGIEGADWEVNPQGINTGGWGLRVKTEDIAKFGQLYLQKGVWNGKKILPANWIEDATKFEIQSKGGSRKKEENDWLQGYGYQFWRCRNDAYRGDGAYGQYCIVLPKVDMVVAITSETGDMQAVLDNVWNHILGAVKDKALPADAKAQTDLKQKLTSLALPLQNVQSTSPIIAQIDNKTFNIAENALHVKAVSLNFGKDGGIFRIQDDKGEHRINCGMGRWVEKETDLSALPLKLTPTLIPGETQTKIASSGTWTDPNTFVLTVRFIETAHYETITCNFDKDTVKVEFRKSLAILNSAIKDDRPVLQGRLLA from the coding sequence ATGCAGCTCAATCGTAGGCTTTTTCTGAAACAATTAGGTTTTGGTGCCGCGGGTATTGGCCTCCTCTCATCGCTTCCCGGCGAGGTATGGGCAAAAGGCACAACCAGGCTTCTCCGCAGTACGCCCGAAGCACAGGGCATATCATCGGCAGGTTTGCTGAATTTTGCCAATGCTGTCGAAACGCAGAAACTAAACGTACATAGTATGATGGTGCTGCGTCATGGCAACGTAGTAGCCGAAGGCTGGTGGGCTCCCTATGCACCTGACCTCAAACACACGCTCTATTCGCTGAGTAAAAGCTTTACATCAACAGCCGTTGGCATGGCCGTTACCGAAAAACGCCTGACGGTCGACGATAAAGTCATCAAGTTTTTCCCGGACGATGTTCCGGCTACGGTCAGCGAGAATCTGGCAGCTATGCGTGTGAAAGACTTGCTCACAATGTCGACCGGTCATGATAAAGAGCCTGCTGTTCGCGCCGAAAAGAACTGGGCGAAAGCATTTCTGGCCCAGCCGGTTGAGCATCAGCCTGGAACATTTTTCCTTTATAACAGCATAGCCACCTACATGCTGTCGGCCATTGTTCAGAAACTTACCGGCCAAACTGTGCTGGCTTATCTGAAGCCTCGCCTTTTCGACCCGCTGGGTATCGAAGGAGCAGACTGGGAAGTCAATCCACAAGGCATTAACACCGGCGGATGGGGATTGAGAGTCAAAACCGAAGACATCGCCAAATTCGGACAGCTTTATCTGCAAAAAGGCGTCTGGAATGGCAAGAAAATACTGCCCGCCAACTGGATTGAGGACGCAACCAAATTCGAAATCCAGTCAAAAGGCGGATCGCGAAAAAAAGAAGAAAATGACTGGCTACAGGGTTATGGTTATCAATTCTGGCGCTGTCGGAATGATGCCTACCGGGGCGATGGTGCCTACGGACAATACTGTATCGTTCTGCCCAAAGTAGATATGGTTGTTGCGATCACAAGCGAAACTGGCGATATGCAGGCCGTTCTGGACAATGTCTGGAACCACATTCTGGGAGCCGTAAAAGATAAAGCACTGCCAGCGGATGCGAAAGCACAGACTGACTTGAAACAGAAGCTAACGTCGTTGGCACTTCCTTTACAGAATGTGCAGTCGACTTCGCCAATCATCGCGCAGATTGACAATAAAACGTTTAACATTGCCGAAAATGCCCTCCATGTCAAAGCGGTCTCACTGAATTTTGGGAAAGACGGCGGCATTTTCAGAATTCAGGACGATAAGGGCGAACACCGCATCAACTGCGGCATGGGTCGCTGGGTCGAGAAAGAAACCGACCTTTCTGCACTGCCGCTAAAATTGACACCAACATTGATTCCGGGCGAAACTCAGACCAAAATTGCTTCCAGCGGCACCTGGACCGACCCCAACACCTTTGTGTTGACTGTGCGGTTTATTGAAACAGCCCACTACGAGACCATAACCTGCAACTTCGACAAAGACACGGTCAAGGTCGAATTCAGGAAAAGCCTGGCTATTCTCAACTCAGCCATAAAAGATGATCGGCCTGTATTGCAGGGGCGGTTGCTGGCTTAA
- a CDS encoding LutC/YkgG family protein, whose product MANPTTRETILAAIGRGKPDLLPLPETIGFPPNISVDNLVDSFMKMVQTNGGQAIRVPSLVEASAFLAEEYDLTLPILSRVPGLDISNFTPQEDLRLLDDLHLIVLQGIVGVAENAAIWLDETAIGIRAMPFITLNLSIVLSEKNLVGNMHEAYRLIDTSTGFGTFIAGPSKTADIEQSLVIGAHGSKTLTVFLLP is encoded by the coding sequence ATGGCTAACCCAACCACCCGAGAAACCATTCTGGCCGCTATTGGCCGGGGTAAACCCGATTTACTGCCCTTACCTGAAACAATTGGTTTTCCACCCAATATTTCGGTGGATAATCTGGTAGACTCGTTCATGAAAATGGTGCAGACCAATGGGGGCCAGGCCATACGGGTACCTTCATTGGTGGAAGCCAGTGCATTCCTGGCCGAAGAGTATGACCTTACGTTACCGATACTAAGTCGCGTTCCAGGCCTTGATATTAGCAATTTTACCCCGCAGGAGGATCTCCGCCTTTTAGATGATCTTCATCTGATTGTCCTGCAAGGCATTGTTGGCGTTGCCGAAAATGCAGCGATCTGGCTCGATGAAACAGCGATCGGTATCCGTGCCATGCCCTTCATCACGCTCAATCTATCGATCGTATTGTCAGAAAAGAACCTCGTTGGCAACATGCACGAAGCTTACCGGCTTATCGACACCAGTACAGGATTCGGAACGTTCATTGCGGGCCCATCCAAAACCGCCGACATTGAACAGTCGCTGGTGATTGGTGCTCATGGCTCCAAAACATTAACCGTATTTTTATTGCCCTGA